The Nostoc sp. TCL26-01 sequence GGGTTTATTGCCCTTTGACGCGGCTATATTCGCTTTTTTCTCTTTAAATGCAGCAAGCTTATCATCTTTTGATGCCTTTAGAAACTTTGGCGGTTTATCTTGGGGCAACCCTAGTAAGCTCTCAAATGCGAAAACATTCCTATGTGGCAGGAATTTTGCTTTAATTTCAACAAAACTAGGCTTGCCACGCTCCTCCTTTGGTAGCAAAGGATTGAATCTAAAGGGAGGAACGATTGCATCTTTCCACAATAAAGGTATGTGGCTAGCCTTCATGAACCGCACTTTTCTAGAAGTCTCGGTCTGCTTAATATAATCCAATCTCTCGGCTGTAAAATTCCGAAACACTGATATACAAGGTGTCTGGCAAGCTGGGATGAATTGCCACAACCCTGTAAATCTAAACTCCAAGTCTTGATAATCTGCAAACAAACCCGATTTGGAGCCATTATCAAAGCCCAAAACCTGAAACCCGATTACATGAGGTTTATCTCGCAAAGGAAAATGTATCACCCTTGGATAAACCATGAGCCGTACATAATCACTACCACTGTTACGAATCTGTTTTTTTAAAAAATCAAATATCAGTTTTTTTTGAGGGGCATGATGTAAAACATAGTCCCGCTCTTGAATCGATATAGTCGGATGAGGTTTGGCTTTGAGATCCACAGTGCCAGCAATTACCCCAATAGCCTGAAATATAGAGGAGTTTTCTGAAGAAGAAGTGCTATCACTTTTATCTGACTCTGGCTGTGTATCTGGTATAGATTCAGTGAGTTGCCCGCTAGGAATGATCGTAATGATTTTTTTCGGCTTGGCTGGCTCGTTGCTGGGGTTAATCATTATTGGGACGACTCGCACCTACACAAACCATTGTAGAATTTTCTTAACAGGTATGAAGTTAACCGCAGATGCCTGGTGCGATTCATGAATTCTCTGTAAAGAACATGAATTTTTTTCGGAACTTGCTACCATGTAAGCTGTATATCCCTACATACCGAACCACCTATACAGTAACCCCCACATCTTTTTTCGCGCCCCCGGTTCTATTTTCCTATCATAAGGTGGATCAGAAATAGTATGCTAACTATCCCCACTGTCAGCCATATTAGTCTGAGATCACTGCTCCATACTGTGCGCCACCCGTTGATTAGACCGAAACCAGAGCGTTTGCGCTGAATAAACACTAAAGTGATAACAGGAGCGATGGAGGCGATCAAGCTGCCTACGATCCACTCCATCACAATTGCGCCGAATGACGAATTTTTCTTGGTTTCTAATAGGAACAAAAGTGTGATTGGCCAGCACACTATTATTAAAATCAGATCAGGATTGCGGAACAAGTATCCCCACCACCCAAATGTTAACTTCCATGTCATTCTTTTCAGATCGTCGATGATCACACCTGTACACATAACTTCTCACATACCTCTAACTAACTTCAATGTTTTTGTGAATTATTGGACTTAGAACACTCTACGGACTAGATGGTCATCAGTGACACTCTCAAAAGAGAAGTTTAGTAAGAAATCTTCTGACTTTGTTCTTGTTGTTGCTGATTTTCAAGCTGAGGTACATATTTCTCATTTAACTGTTCAAATTCATTTTTATTCTCAATACCAAAATGTTCTCCTACTTTCTCGGCTACTGAATGACTCAAGTCCTCTGAAGATCCCTCATAGGATTCACCCGTAAGCTTTTGATATAAATTCTGGTTGGCATTATTTACTAAGGTAGCCATATTGTCATCTGTATTTATAATTCCGGACTCTATCTCCTGATTCCAATCCGACATTAAAGTTTTGTAATCTTGAACATCAATATCATTCATCTGTTGTGGTAAATCAGAAACTGAAGTCGTGATTCCAGGGGGATCAATTTCAGGAGAATTAATAGTATTCTTTTGAAAGACACTGGTTAACGAGTCTAGGTCTTCTTTGGCAACAAAATATTGCGTACCTCCTCCATAATTAAGCTCTTTGTTTTTTGTCCAATTTTCTACATCAGAGTTAGTAGATTTGAGAGCTTTTATTTCCTTATTAGCAACATAAAACTCAGGCTTGCGTTCTTGATTAGATATTGAATCTCCTTGAATGCCTAGCTCTGATTTATCCGAGTCTTGGGTAAAGTAGTTGCCAACTTTGTTAGTTCCTGGGTTTTGATATTGCTTCAAAACTTCATCAGGTTGTATAGTTTCTACACTAACTTCACGATTGAAATTAATCCCTTTCATCTCTTGTAAAGCTTCTTTATCGTTATATCCAGCTTGTTGATAAAAATTGTAAGCTGTTTCAAACCTTTCACGAACAACAGAATCTGGATGGTTCTGCCAATGTTCTTGCCAGCTTTTATCTAATCTAGTATCTGACTGACCTTCTTCTCTCGCTTGTTTATACTCTGGATTTTGGGATTCGAGTGAGTAAAGATTCGACCGCGCAGTTTCAACTTTATTCATCGACTCCTTCAACTCAGACTCCAAGTTGCTACGTTCTTCAATAGAGGCACTATCGTAACGCGACCGAAGATCCTCGAACTCTTTTGAGGCTCCATCTAGCTCTTGAGTAAGTTGCTGGTGTTGTTCTAAGTATTGTGAATAATTCATAACTTTTACGTCGTAACTCTTTTCAAAAGTCTTGATACAGATTTTAAAGAAATATCAACAATAACCTCTTTCCCATAAGAGACTATAGGAATCATATTTGATTTCTGAAAAAGACTACGCGATAATGCGGAGGGAGTATCTTGTCTAAGAGCGAACATGATAAACCAGGAGCTACAAGCTAAGATCGGGGAACTACAAGAATTTATAGATCATCGGCCAGATGCGCGTGAGGTCAGGAAAGCATTGGCAGTAAAGCTAGTTTATCAAGGCTATAAGTATGAGGAAATTCAAACAATTTTAGATGTGTCTCTTGGTTCGATTACAAGCTGGAAGAACGCTTATCAGGAATATGGAATTTCTGGA is a genomic window containing:
- a CDS encoding polymorphic toxin type 46 domain-containing protein codes for the protein MNYSQYLEQHQQLTQELDGASKEFEDLRSRYDSASIEERSNLESELKESMNKVETARSNLYSLESQNPEYKQAREEGQSDTRLDKSWQEHWQNHPDSVVRERFETAYNFYQQAGYNDKEALQEMKGINFNREVSVETIQPDEVLKQYQNPGTNKVGNYFTQDSDKSELGIQGDSISNQERKPEFYVANKEIKALKSTNSDVENWTKNKELNYGGGTQYFVAKEDLDSLTSVFQKNTINSPEIDPPGITTSVSDLPQQMNDIDVQDYKTLMSDWNQEIESGIINTDDNMATLVNNANQNLYQKLTGESYEGSSEDLSHSVAEKVGEHFGIENKNEFEQLNEKYVPQLENQQQQEQSQKISY